From Bacillus sp. FSL K6-3431, the proteins below share one genomic window:
- a CDS encoding BglG family transcription antiterminator: protein MNVRQAELLRVLLSNDAEYFLVDQLAKRVHCSEKTIRNDLKIISDFLAGHSTLSLHRKPGYGIYLEGSDQERKELLLLMEKSQEKPSEERLFDTAYELLTADRPLTLQYFADQHFTNRTTVKKDLDELAKWLETFNINLVSKQKIGVYLEGDEVKKRSAFAQLPQLASFHEHGKDSITKLFPDSEVNIVKSALKRGNFYFTDETFDRLVIHILIMIKRIKQKKPIQIPVEKAVINEKETFSQVLALIKEIEPIFAMSVPESEVIYLARHFMSGKKRTADETDSPHLNRLVQGLITHMTDMTKIDFASDLTLIQGLTIHLQPVLHRITYQLPISNPLLAEIKRMYPYLFSMVMLALDDLQKSSSIILPEDEAAYIVLHFQASIERRKRMASQRKRAIIVCHHGIGMSHLLRSRIERHIPDLQIEHCISRAEIPDYMDHEFIISTIELPDVKIPHIVVSPLFDLADQDRLQSFLKHTETDGPKTEQYATLLRFIDEDLIILQVDLEHRYEVVEMLANSLYARGFVKKEYIHSALLRERMSATSIGSGIAMPHGSPSDIIQSGIAVAVLKEPLEWGSERVSLVFLLAVVHEDPQVIKKLFNEISFLSEQDKLVNELSKQSEKAAFIKYLKQ, encoded by the coding sequence ATGAATGTACGGCAAGCTGAGTTGTTGCGGGTGTTATTAAGTAACGACGCAGAGTACTTTTTGGTCGATCAGTTGGCGAAGAGGGTACATTGTTCAGAGAAGACTATTCGCAATGACTTAAAGATAATTAGCGATTTTTTAGCGGGTCATTCAACCCTAAGTCTTCACCGGAAGCCAGGCTACGGCATCTATTTGGAAGGATCGGATCAAGAACGAAAAGAGTTGCTTCTTCTCATGGAGAAAAGTCAGGAAAAGCCTAGCGAGGAACGACTATTTGATACAGCATATGAACTTCTTACAGCTGATCGCCCACTTACACTCCAGTATTTTGCCGATCAACATTTTACAAATAGGACTACAGTCAAAAAAGATTTAGATGAACTCGCCAAATGGCTGGAAACATTTAATATTAACCTCGTATCCAAACAAAAAATTGGCGTATATCTTGAAGGGGATGAGGTAAAAAAGCGAAGTGCTTTCGCTCAGCTACCACAACTTGCATCATTTCATGAACACGGAAAAGATTCAATTACCAAATTATTTCCTGACTCCGAAGTAAACATTGTTAAGTCAGCTTTGAAAAGAGGCAATTTTTACTTCACAGATGAAACATTTGATCGCTTAGTAATTCACATATTAATCATGATTAAACGAATAAAGCAGAAGAAACCCATCCAAATCCCAGTAGAAAAAGCGGTAATTAACGAAAAAGAAACATTTTCGCAGGTTCTAGCATTAATAAAGGAAATTGAGCCTATTTTTGCTATGAGTGTACCAGAAAGTGAAGTTATTTATTTAGCACGGCATTTTATGAGTGGAAAAAAAAGGACAGCTGACGAAACTGATAGCCCTCATCTCAATCGCTTAGTTCAAGGATTGATAACTCATATGACAGATATGACAAAGATAGACTTTGCTAGTGATCTTACATTGATTCAAGGGCTGACTATCCATCTGCAACCTGTTTTACACCGAATCACATATCAGTTGCCAATCTCGAACCCGCTGTTAGCGGAAATCAAAAGAATGTATCCATACCTGTTTAGCATGGTGATGTTAGCATTGGATGATTTGCAAAAGTCGAGCTCGATTATACTCCCTGAAGACGAAGCTGCATATATCGTGCTACACTTCCAAGCCTCCATTGAGCGACGTAAACGAATGGCGTCGCAACGAAAGCGTGCAATCATCGTTTGTCATCACGGTATCGGTATGTCACATTTACTTAGATCGCGAATCGAGCGCCATATCCCTGATCTACAAATTGAACACTGTATTAGTCGAGCTGAAATTCCGGATTATATGGACCATGAATTCATCATTTCCACGATCGAACTTCCTGACGTCAAAATCCCACATATCGTTGTATCTCCTCTATTTGACTTGGCAGATCAAGATCGTTTACAGTCCTTTTTAAAACATACGGAAACAGATGGTCCTAAAACAGAACAATATGCTACCTTGCTCCGCTTTATTGATGAGGACTTGATCATTTTGCAAGTTGATCTCGAACATCGTTACGAGGTTGTTGAGATGCTAGCAAATTCTTTATATGCTCGCGGTTTTGTCAAAAAGGAATATATCCATAGTGCACTTTTACGAGAAAGAATGTCAGCTACTTCGATTGGATCAGGAATTGCGATGCCGCACGGAAGTCCTTCAGATATCATTCAGTCCGGGATTGCTGTCGCTGTTTTAAAAGAACCACTTGAATGGGGGTCGGAACGAGTGTCACTGGTATTTTTACTTGCAGTCGTTCATGAAGACCCTCAGGTGATTAAAAAACTTTTTAACGAAATATCATTCTTAAGCGAACAAGATAAACTTGTAAACGAACTGTCGAAACAAAGTGAGAAAGCGGCATTTATCAAATATTTAAAGCAATAA
- a CDS encoding FIMAH domain-containing protein, with product MKFSFNMLNAAIIACLLVVSTFLLHTETASAKVDKRFSKPINLGSPIESVAIYDFTYGKEDGRDVMYTTVTGNPAIFQVIDLVSHEVLKTFPLDGSESSWTHITTPDGSVYIGGNGTLYEYSPKTKQVKNLGGIGESVVYGLSYDEEGRVYFGSYPHAKAGRYDPNSGEMKDYGSVAPDQSYSRSTAYHNGFLYLGIGVDGYLVKLNVETGESEKIELPIDAIQGSGNVWQLDTTGKYIVAGIGGGNNALLFYDTETGKWNDKYYLNNKGLRLVQGKPNSDNAYFLQNNRLQEIDLETLEATDTGVVFGTFLRNTSWIEVPNDPELPGLSLVTVQFGGGVTFMNLDTKKVKTTQYPVVGNPIPIQTLEKGPGGKLYVSGYPGGKAAVYDPNTGESESFALGQAEGMATLGDKMYFGVYPGATIFEFDVAKPLVDKNNPKQIFDIPNQDRPFVITPVNEKLFIGTIPDYGKLGGSLTVLDPASVDETVIYENIIHNQSIAGLAAKDGKLYGSTTVAGGLGIAPTESEAKIFVLDLANGKKADEFVPKIPGVTVQPKMISGMSLGPDGLLWSAADGTIFAMDPETLEIIKSANIYPDVKNYGTWRPVHIRWSEDGLMYTTLAGKLTVINPESFEFETLASTQLMTLGDNGNIYYTAGPYVTKIEVAENITLETILDVTQQQTEDGNIKHPLSKRLINSINQAIHHREIGNSKQAEKHLQDALKHLKKAKSSEITPDAYSALEKLLTSVDY from the coding sequence ATGAAATTTAGTTTTAACATGTTGAATGCCGCAATTATTGCCTGTCTTTTGGTAGTTAGCACTTTTTTACTTCATACAGAGACAGCATCCGCAAAAGTCGATAAAAGATTTAGTAAGCCTATTAATCTAGGCTCGCCAATCGAGAGTGTGGCTATTTATGATTTTACCTATGGAAAAGAAGATGGCAGAGATGTGATGTATACGACGGTAACTGGGAATCCTGCTATTTTCCAAGTAATTGACCTTGTCAGCCATGAAGTACTAAAAACTTTTCCACTGGATGGATCGGAAAGCTCTTGGACACATATTACAACTCCAGATGGCTCTGTCTATATTGGTGGAAACGGAACATTGTACGAATACTCACCTAAAACGAAACAGGTAAAAAACCTCGGTGGAATTGGCGAAAGTGTCGTATATGGATTATCATATGATGAAGAAGGAAGAGTTTATTTCGGATCATATCCACATGCTAAGGCTGGACGTTACGACCCTAACAGTGGAGAAATGAAAGATTATGGTAGTGTTGCACCTGATCAAAGCTACTCCCGTTCTACAGCTTACCATAATGGATTTTTGTATTTGGGTATTGGCGTTGATGGGTATTTAGTAAAATTGAATGTTGAAACTGGTGAGTCAGAGAAAATTGAATTACCAATTGACGCCATCCAAGGAAGCGGTAATGTTTGGCAACTCGATACGACTGGAAAGTATATCGTCGCTGGAATTGGTGGCGGCAATAACGCACTGTTATTTTACGATACAGAAACAGGTAAATGGAATGATAAATACTATTTAAATAATAAAGGCTTGAGATTGGTGCAAGGTAAGCCTAACAGCGATAACGCATATTTTTTACAAAATAATCGCCTGCAAGAAATCGATCTGGAAACCTTGGAAGCTACTGATACAGGTGTCGTGTTCGGTACTTTCCTACGCAATACATCATGGATCGAAGTGCCGAATGACCCAGAACTGCCAGGATTATCTTTGGTCACGGTACAATTTGGTGGTGGCGTTACCTTTATGAATCTGGATACAAAAAAAGTGAAAACTACTCAATATCCCGTAGTTGGAAACCCAATTCCAATTCAAACGCTGGAAAAAGGTCCGGGTGGCAAGCTTTATGTAAGTGGGTACCCTGGCGGAAAGGCAGCGGTTTACGACCCTAACACAGGTGAGTCTGAGTCATTTGCATTAGGACAAGCAGAAGGTATGGCCACATTAGGGGATAAAATGTATTTTGGAGTTTATCCCGGTGCTACCATCTTTGAATTTGATGTGGCGAAACCGCTTGTAGACAAAAATAATCCAAAACAAATTTTTGATATACCAAATCAAGATCGGCCATTTGTTATCACCCCAGTAAATGAGAAACTATTTATCGGTACTATCCCTGACTATGGTAAACTGGGTGGCTCTTTAACAGTGCTTGATCCTGCTTCAGTAGATGAAACAGTAATTTACGAGAATATCATCCACAACCAATCGATAGCGGGGCTTGCAGCGAAAGATGGTAAACTTTATGGATCGACAACTGTTGCCGGCGGATTAGGTATTGCCCCAACAGAATCGGAAGCAAAAATATTTGTTTTGGATCTGGCTAATGGGAAAAAAGCAGATGAATTTGTTCCGAAAATCCCAGGTGTAACTGTCCAGCCAAAAATGATCAGCGGAATGAGCCTTGGTCCCGATGGGCTACTCTGGTCTGCAGCTGATGGAACAATCTTTGCAATGGATCCAGAAACATTAGAAATCATAAAAAGCGCGAACATCTATCCAGATGTAAAAAACTATGGTACGTGGCGTCCTGTTCATATTCGCTGGAGTGAAGATGGTCTAATGTATACAACTTTGGCAGGAAAACTAACCGTCATTAACCCTGAATCATTTGAATTTGAGACATTGGCTTCAACTCAGCTCATGACTCTTGGTGATAATGGAAATATTTACTATACTGCAGGGCCATATGTGACAAAAATTGAAGTAGCTGAAAACATAACACTTGAAACTATACTTGACGTAACCCAACAGCAAACGGAAGATGGAAACATCAAACATCCTTTAAGCAAAAGACTAATCAATTCTATCAATCAAGCTATTCACCATCGTGAGATAGGCAACTCTAAACAAGCGGAAAAACATCTTCAAGATGCATTAAAACACTTAAAGAAGGCCAAATCATCTGAGATTACACCAGATGCCTACTCTGCATTAGAAAAGTTACTTACATCCGTTGATTATTAA
- a CDS encoding sensor histidine kinase — MYKIKTKLMLFFILLFIVLNSLSIFLFYSHKQTIKQYDHILNRFFLLNNVSKSTNDAYESMNLYLNSNRSNDLDDYRDQRSKLILFNKKMEAEIKNNQNKVSVDNYQNMVNSLVQESDLAIDNFSIGDIESYSMQQREALKLLGFIQEETLLLLNNELTDFHSFYGAMSKRNSFMNSMGIAMFSGTFLTGFLFAFLFSNSITKPIHQLTTTAREIAKGKLDGKDIRSSRKDELGFLTQTFNQMRGELDYHVRQIKSKSEQEKLLKEMELKSLQSQINPHFLFNTLNTISKTAYLDGSDHISNLITSLSKLLRYNLSHIEKPVTLLDEINIVKEYFFIQKARFEERVQFSIDIPEDCLSVQMPILTLQPLVENAFIHGIEPFEKQGKIEINAYKEDEDVFVLIRDNGIGIDEQTMNLLKDRSLDRMPKFEGHSTGIGLNNVIRRLEMYYQSGQAVSIFSEKDKGTTIKIKLSVHPVKEANHV; from the coding sequence ATGTATAAAATAAAAACCAAATTAATGCTGTTTTTTATCTTATTATTCATTGTTTTAAATAGTTTATCGATCTTTTTATTTTATTCTCATAAACAAACGATCAAACAATATGATCACATTCTTAATCGTTTTTTTCTATTAAATAATGTATCAAAATCTACTAACGATGCATATGAATCTATGAACTTATACCTGAATTCCAATAGAAGTAACGATTTAGATGATTATCGTGATCAGCGTTCTAAATTAATTTTATTTAATAAAAAAATGGAAGCTGAAATAAAGAACAATCAAAATAAAGTATCTGTTGATAACTACCAAAATATGGTGAATAGTCTTGTGCAGGAAAGTGATCTCGCGATAGATAACTTTTCAATCGGTGATATTGAGTCGTATTCCATGCAGCAAAGAGAGGCATTAAAATTATTAGGATTTATTCAAGAGGAAACATTATTATTGTTAAATAATGAATTAACGGATTTTCATTCTTTTTATGGAGCAATGAGTAAGCGAAATAGTTTTATGAATTCCATGGGGATCGCCATGTTTAGTGGTACTTTCTTGACTGGTTTTTTATTCGCTTTTTTATTTAGTAATAGTATTACAAAACCTATACATCAGCTAACCACCACTGCTCGAGAAATAGCGAAAGGCAAGCTAGATGGGAAGGATATAAGATCTTCAAGAAAAGATGAGCTTGGTTTTTTGACGCAAACATTTAACCAAATGCGGGGAGAACTTGATTATCATGTACGGCAAATAAAAAGTAAATCAGAGCAAGAAAAGCTATTGAAAGAAATGGAATTAAAGAGTTTACAAAGTCAAATTAATCCTCATTTCTTATTTAATACACTTAATACAATTTCGAAGACGGCATATCTTGATGGCTCGGATCATATATCAAATTTAATTACATCTCTATCTAAATTATTACGCTACAATTTAAGTCATATTGAAAAACCGGTAACCCTTCTCGATGAAATTAATATTGTAAAGGAATACTTTTTTATTCAAAAAGCAAGATTTGAAGAAAGGGTGCAATTTTCAATCGATATCCCAGAAGATTGTTTGTCCGTACAAATGCCAATACTTACTTTACAACCACTAGTGGAGAACGCATTTATTCATGGAATTGAACCATTTGAAAAACAGGGGAAAATTGAAATTAACGCATATAAGGAAGATGAGGATGTTTTTGTGCTTATTCGTGATAATGGTATTGGTATTGATGAACAGACAATGAATCTATTGAAGGATCGTTCTTTAGATCGAATGCCAAAGTTTGAGGGTCATTCAACGGGAATCGGTTTAAATAATGTGATTAGAAGATTGGAAATGTATTATCAAAGTGGCCAAGCTGTTTCTATTTTTTCTGAAAAAGACAAAGGGACAACAATCAAAATTAAATTATCTGTTCATCCAGTTAAGGAGGCAAACCATGTTTAA
- a CDS encoding HAD family hydrolase, translating into MIKAVIFDFDGTIIDTESAWFDIYRTVLMRDHHFELPLNEFVKIVGTTDGDLFDFIDQSVTHPLDRNLFKEKVKAEFLKIKNDLLPRAGFLDILQCLHNSDIQLALASSSTRDWVVGFLDQHSLTEYFPIIFTAEDVDEVKPNPALYIKTLDALGVEPDEAIAVEDSANGSLAAIRAGINCLIIPNDITKSLSFHKKSKLIESYADFNLVQYLKKATWKQI; encoded by the coding sequence TTGATTAAAGCAGTTATTTTTGATTTCGATGGTACGATTATTGATACAGAATCCGCATGGTTTGATATCTATCGAACAGTTTTAATGAGAGACCACCACTTTGAGCTTCCTCTCAATGAATTTGTAAAAATTGTTGGCACTACGGACGGAGACTTATTTGACTTTATCGATCAATCAGTCACTCACCCACTTGACCGGAATCTTTTCAAGGAAAAGGTAAAAGCTGAATTTTTAAAAATAAAAAATGACCTTCTTCCTAGAGCAGGATTTTTGGATATACTGCAATGTCTCCATAACAGTGATATCCAACTTGCTTTAGCTAGTAGTTCCACACGCGATTGGGTTGTCGGATTCCTTGATCAGCATAGCCTCACAGAATATTTCCCGATCATTTTCACCGCCGAAGATGTCGATGAAGTCAAACCAAATCCTGCACTCTACATAAAAACATTGGATGCACTTGGCGTCGAACCTGATGAGGCAATTGCAGTAGAGGATTCCGCTAATGGATCATTAGCCGCAATTCGGGCTGGAATCAATTGCCTGATTATCCCGAATGATATTACTAAATCCCTATCATTCCATAAAAAATCCAAATTAATTGAATCCTATGCAGATTTTAATCTCGTACAATACTTAAAAAAAGCAACATGGAAACAAATTTAA
- a CDS encoding sugar-binding protein encodes MLKKISVIPIILVFGIFISIGFTCFYFMNALQYDVSTDLNEELNESDYRFVLIVQEMDNPYFSDLIEGAESVAKQNNVSLEYIGTQQTDIHEHIKLIEKAIASKVDGILTQGLSNADFEPVIQKALDKGIPVITIDTDLENSKRVSYVGTDNYQAGYTAGLTLMKETVEKANVGIITGSFHSNQHQMRVRGFLDAVEEDPKIKVLAIESSNLTSIQGIEKTYQMLRDYPMINVLYGTSARDGIGIVGGLDIVKPKSSIRVYTFDDLEETVELMKKDRIHAIFQQQPYDMGHQSILLLLDLMKGKKIKSAYYTDVHILRKEDVIDQ; translated from the coding sequence ATGCTGAAAAAAATAAGTGTCATACCAATTATTCTAGTATTTGGCATTTTTATATCAATTGGCTTTACCTGTTTTTACTTTATGAATGCGCTTCAATACGATGTTTCGACAGATTTGAATGAAGAGCTAAATGAATCGGACTATCGTTTTGTACTTATCGTACAGGAGATGGATAATCCTTATTTTTCGGACTTAATTGAGGGAGCCGAGTCCGTGGCTAAGCAAAATAATGTCTCTCTTGAGTATATAGGGACACAACAAACGGATATTCATGAACATATTAAGCTGATTGAGAAGGCAATTGCTTCTAAGGTAGATGGAATATTAACACAAGGGCTATCTAACGCAGATTTTGAACCTGTCATTCAAAAAGCATTGGATAAAGGGATTCCCGTTATTACAATCGATACTGATTTAGAAAATAGTAAACGTGTTTCATATGTTGGAACGGATAATTATCAAGCAGGATATACAGCTGGCCTTACGTTAATGAAAGAAACGGTAGAAAAAGCGAATGTTGGGATTATTACGGGTAGCTTTCATTCGAATCAACACCAAATGAGGGTTCGGGGATTTTTGGATGCAGTTGAAGAAGATCCTAAAATTAAAGTCTTAGCGATTGAAAGCTCAAATTTAACTAGTATTCAGGGCATAGAAAAGACCTATCAAATGTTAAGAGATTATCCAATGATCAATGTTTTGTATGGCACAAGTGCACGGGATGGAATTGGAATTGTCGGTGGATTAGATATTGTCAAACCCAAGTCATCGATTCGAGTGTATACATTCGATGACTTAGAAGAGACGGTTGAGTTAATGAAAAAAGATCGTATTCATGCTATTTTTCAACAGCAACCATATGATATGGGTCATCAGAGTATATTACTTTTACTGGATTTAATGAAGGGAAAGAAAATTAAATCTGCATATTATACAGACGTGCACATTTTACGGAAAGAAGATGTAATAGATCAATAG
- a CDS encoding NUDIX hydrolase, with translation MQKWLDWSKRIQSIAQAGIAFSKDVYDIERFEELREISLEIMMEHTDVEMNKLTELFANETGYQTPKVDVRGVVFQDEKILMVRENYDQHWALPGGFCDIGLSPSENVVKEIKEESGYDVVPTRIIALLDSYKHPHPPQAYHYYKIFILCEKIGGAANIGVETNDIDFFAEDQLPPLSENRNTESQIKLLFPFLKDPHKETILD, from the coding sequence ATGCAAAAATGGTTAGATTGGTCGAAGAGAATTCAGTCTATTGCCCAGGCGGGAATTGCGTTTTCAAAAGATGTATATGATATTGAACGCTTTGAAGAATTAAGAGAAATTAGCTTGGAAATTATGATGGAGCATACAGATGTTGAAATGAACAAGCTTACTGAGTTATTTGCTAATGAAACAGGCTATCAAACGCCTAAAGTCGATGTCCGAGGGGTTGTTTTTCAAGATGAAAAAATTCTTATGGTTCGTGAAAATTATGATCAACATTGGGCATTACCTGGTGGATTTTGTGATATTGGTTTATCACCATCTGAAAATGTGGTCAAAGAAATTAAAGAAGAATCAGGTTATGATGTTGTCCCAACAAGGATTATCGCACTTTTAGATTCATACAAACATCCACATCCACCTCAAGCATATCACTATTATAAAATATTCATTTTATGTGAGAAAATTGGTGGTGCGGCAAATATTGGTGTAGAAACAAATGATATTGACTTTTTCGCGGAAGATCAGTTACCACCACTCTCCGAAAATCGAAATACGGAATCGCAAATTAAACTGCTATTCCCATTTTTAAAAGACCCTCATAAAGAAACGATTTTGGATTAA
- a CDS encoding PTS fructose transporter subunit IIABC, with amino-acid sequence MKILAVTACPVGIAHTYMAAENLQKAGKELDVDIKVETQGSTGVENALTDRDIEEADGIIIAADKTVDKERFAGKKIIVTGVQDGIRRPQELINKFKTGDVPIYKPGQRSISDTKKDRASKQNPIYRHLMNGVSYMIPFIVIGGLLIAIALTLGGEKTPGGIVIPEDSIWKTIESLGGAAFTFMIPILAGFIAVSIADRPGLAPGMIGGFIAANGSFYGSEAGAGFIGGIIAGFLAGYVALGIKKLKVPKALQPIMPIIIIPIFATLIVGLAFIYIIGAPVAGVFEALTTWLAGMQGTSSILLAIILGAMISFDMGGPFNKVAFLFGSAMIVEGNYGIMGPIAVAICVPPIGMGVATFLNKRKYRETEQEAGKASFTMGLFGITEGAIPFAAQDPLRVIPSIMVGSIVGSVIAMIGNVGDRVAHGGPIVAALGAVDNVLMFFIAAIVGVFVTAFMVNFLKKDVYLEPAVAVAGDAPAPEQVEVEEKATSEKVISKLTDITNEKLIDVNLHGTTRDDVIDEMIDKLYAENVIDSKIAFKEAILNREAQSTTGIGTNIAIPHGKSNAVKQPAVVFGLQRDGVDWSSFDGTDAKIIFMIAVPEQNAGDEHLKILQMLSRKLMDDTFRNDLLAVTTTEEAYRLLDTIQ; translated from the coding sequence ATGAAGATTTTAGCTGTAACCGCTTGCCCAGTTGGCATTGCCCACACGTATATGGCTGCCGAAAATTTACAAAAAGCTGGTAAAGAGCTTGATGTCGATATAAAGGTTGAGACACAAGGATCCACAGGCGTTGAAAATGCACTGACGGATCGTGATATTGAAGAGGCAGATGGGATTATCATTGCCGCTGATAAAACAGTGGACAAGGAACGCTTTGCAGGAAAGAAAATCATCGTAACAGGTGTTCAAGATGGTATTCGCCGTCCACAAGAGTTGATAAACAAATTTAAAACTGGTGATGTGCCCATTTATAAACCTGGTCAGCGTTCCATTTCTGATACAAAAAAAGACCGCGCTTCGAAACAAAACCCGATTTACCGACATTTAATGAATGGTGTATCATATATGATTCCATTTATTGTAATCGGTGGTCTATTAATTGCAATCGCCTTAACTTTAGGTGGAGAAAAAACACCTGGTGGGATTGTTATTCCTGAGGATTCTATTTGGAAAACGATTGAAAGCCTTGGAGGCGCAGCCTTCACATTTATGATTCCAATTTTGGCCGGTTTTATCGCTGTTAGTATTGCAGATAGACCTGGGTTAGCACCTGGGATGATCGGCGGATTTATTGCAGCAAACGGTAGTTTTTACGGAAGTGAAGCAGGCGCGGGATTCATTGGTGGAATTATCGCAGGTTTTCTTGCAGGTTATGTTGCACTTGGAATAAAAAAACTCAAAGTACCAAAAGCACTGCAACCAATTATGCCAATTATTATTATTCCAATTTTCGCCACGCTGATTGTTGGATTAGCATTTATTTATATCATCGGCGCACCAGTTGCAGGGGTATTTGAAGCTTTAACTACTTGGCTGGCAGGTATGCAAGGAACAAGTTCCATTTTACTAGCAATTATACTTGGCGCGATGATTTCATTTGATATGGGCGGTCCATTTAACAAAGTTGCATTCTTATTTGGGTCAGCAATGATTGTCGAAGGTAACTATGGAATAATGGGACCAATCGCCGTTGCCATTTGTGTTCCTCCAATTGGAATGGGAGTCGCAACATTTTTAAACAAGAGGAAATATCGTGAAACAGAACAAGAAGCTGGAAAAGCATCATTTACAATGGGGTTATTCGGTATAACAGAAGGCGCAATTCCGTTTGCAGCTCAGGATCCACTTCGGGTCATTCCAAGTATTATGGTCGGTTCGATCGTTGGATCCGTTATTGCAATGATTGGAAACGTCGGCGATAGAGTGGCACATGGAGGTCCAATTGTTGCAGCCCTTGGCGCTGTTGATAATGTACTTATGTTCTTTATTGCAGCAATTGTTGGTGTATTCGTGACAGCATTTATGGTTAATTTCTTAAAGAAGGATGTTTATCTTGAACCAGCCGTAGCGGTAGCAGGCGATGCACCGGCTCCTGAGCAAGTTGAAGTGGAGGAGAAAGCTACATCTGAGAAAGTAATTAGTAAATTAACAGACATAACGAATGAAAAATTGATCGACGTTAACTTGCATGGTACTACTCGCGATGATGTAATCGATGAAATGATCGACAAATTGTATGCCGAAAATGTAATTGACTCAAAAATAGCATTCAAAGAAGCAATCTTAAATCGTGAAGCGCAAAGCACAACAGGAATCGGTACTAACATCGCCATTCCACATGGTAAATCGAATGCCGTGAAGCAACCTGCAGTCGTTTTCGGACTCCAACGTGATGGTGTTGATTGGAGTAGCTTCGACGGCACAGATGCCAAAATCATCTTCATGATCGCTGTCCCAGAGCAAAATGCCGGTGACGAACATTTAAAAATCTTACAAATGCTCTCTCGGAAATTGATGGATGATACATTTAGAAACGACCTTTTGGCAGTAACTACGACTGAAGAAGCATATCGACTGTTGGATACGATACAATAA
- a CDS encoding transposase, with product MSLTMLAREDSTQYIYHDQLFKQLIHTYFAEFLEVFFPEVHDQVDFSLIKPLSEEMYTDLIDGESRKADIVIETKLKGHDTLIIIHVEPQSYGQKDFNKRMYHYFSLLYNRYRKPILPIAIFSYDENRYECNEFTISFPFFHVLSFQFLLLELRKMNWRDYIHSNNPVAAVLMSKMRYTEKEKVQLKLDFLRMLIKMELDPAKAELINGFFESYLSLNEREEQALMEEMKQLTPDEADFLSKLPNSWKENGLKEAKKKVEEKVFKKRRKVSL from the coding sequence TTGTCATTAACAATGTTAGCACGTGAAGACTCCACTCAGTATATTTATCATGACCAGTTATTCAAGCAATTAATTCACACATATTTTGCCGAGTTTTTAGAAGTGTTCTTTCCAGAAGTTCATGACCAAGTTGATTTTTCTTTGATTAAGCCATTATCTGAGGAAATGTATACTGATCTTATTGATGGTGAAAGCCGCAAAGCAGATATTGTCATCGAAACAAAGTTAAAAGGGCATGACACGCTAATCATCATTCATGTAGAACCTCAAAGTTATGGTCAAAAGGATTTCAATAAACGTATGTATCATTATTTTAGTCTGCTTTATAATAGGTATCGTAAACCAATATTGCCAATCGCCATTTTTAGTTATGATGAAAATCGGTATGAATGTAATGAATTTACGATCTCATTTCCTTTTTTCCATGTTTTATCTTTCCAGTTTCTTTTGCTTGAGTTAAGAAAAATGAATTGGCGCGATTATATTCATTCAAATAATCCAGTTGCCGCTGTATTAATGAGTAAAATGAGGTATACAGAAAAAGAAAAAGTCCAATTAAAATTGGACTTTTTGCGAATGTTAATCAAAATGGAATTAGATCCGGCAAAAGCGGAACTTATTAATGGCTTCTTTGAGTCTTATTTATCATTAAACGAGAGAGAGGAGCAAGCTCTCATGGAAGAAATGAAACAATTAACTCCGGATGAAGCTGACTTTCTATCGAAACTACCAAATTCTTGGAAAGAAAACGGTTTGAAAGAAGCAAAAAAGAAGGTAGAAGAGAAGGTATTCAAGAAGAGAAGAAAAGTATCGCTATAA